From one Thamnophis elegans isolate rThaEle1 chromosome 9, rThaEle1.pri, whole genome shotgun sequence genomic stretch:
- the MAVS gene encoding mitochondrial antiviral-signaling protein, with protein sequence MSVPGRELAEEQVKKYIYRNLDMFHRVQVSQMIHLPCFTETDRQKIRASCANEGNNETTFLFFQRLCCREGWVPLFVDELREQNMSELADRLDALYRSKLLPPRKTPPAVSATPAAHQPLAPPLCPEANQQNHPGHVLSSPPRLAAPSANLPPQDTGDCRIPVQENSHPAEKTKLAVYPKTADKGAEPGFSSTSDVSSASNIGAAVGGDAAVESPGPYPVKESVPLPSQAISTSAEVEQKWDGRQHRPVTVKNGCFGNVHRSEDSVTSSALPTGTSSNQPEEDYYSSDSGLLALGGPREDLAPERKVHVLRGDQKWGNPPAADSLQSRQDNPRKNLPAYEGSPEEQTQPFMDPSSCHAPANDAQLQMGTKSPFPVTSPMRLPPSDLDGVSSVERKAPKPPREVSAAGGDRTSGGFKLPSTGALGGRPQRGMETRPSAVEDHKRDSRIFHSNCSENDMPSKPGLLSAELSSDGAGETGNVYSGSSERLRMSNSDSASVSTSNSDPILISESSLVTHPPMSTTWERNRPSGAIDATLPPEVDAGEEETSFRSHHVLVKENQSMDLMGVPPERASWRPSPDSTSNGQPENKAKDQPAGPSLLDEKTSSSHDNWMLFAGFVVALLASAAYVLYKKK encoded by the exons ATGTCCGTCCCGGGAAGAGAACTGGCTGAAGAGCAGGTGAAGAAATATATTTATCGCAACCTAGACATGTTCCATCGCGTCCAAGTGAGCCAAATGATCCACTTGCCGTGTTTCACCGAAACAGACCGG CAAAAGATCAGAGCGAGCTGCGCCAACGAAGGAAACAACGAGAccaccttccttttctttcagcgCTTGTGCTGCAGGGAAGGCTGGGTGCCGCTCTTTGTCGACGAGCTCCGGGAACAGAACATGAGCGAATTGGCTGACAGGCTGGATGCTCTGTATCGCAGCAAACTCCTTC CCCCGCGAAAGACCCCTCCAGCAGTTTCGGCAACCCCAGCTGCCCATCAGCCTTTGGCTCCGCCTCTCTGCCCTGAAGCAAATCAGCAGAATCATCCTGGACATGTCCTATCATCTCCTCCGCGATTGGCTGCTCCATCTGCCAATCTGCCCCCCCAGGATACGGGGGATTGCCGGATTCCCGTTCAAGAAAACAGCCATCCGGCTGAAAAGACCAAGTTAGCGGTATATCCTAAG ACCGCAGACAAAGGAGCAGAGCCAGGTTTTTCCTCCACTTCTGACGTCAGTTCGGCATCTAATATCGGAGCGGCCGTCGGAGGAGACGCAGCGGTTGAGTCTCCAGGGCCATATCCTGTGAAAGAGTCGGTCCCGCTTCCCTCTCAAGCGATTTCAACCTCGGCTGAGGTGGAGCAGAAGTGGGACGGACGTCAGCACCGCCCGGTGACGGTGAAAAACGGGTGCTTTGGCAATGTGCACCGCTCAGAGGACAGCGTGACGAGTTCAGCGTTGCCCACAGGCACTTCTAGCAATCAGCCCGAAGAGGATTATTATTCGAGCGATAGCGGCTTGTTGGCGTTGGGCGGTCCGAGAGAGGATTTGGCGCCCGAACGGAAGGTCCATGTCCTCCGAGGGGACCAAAAGTGGGGAAATCCGCCAGCTGCGGACAGTCTACAAAGTCGCCAAGATAACCCGAGGAAAAATCTCCCAG CTTATGAGGGCTCGCCGGAAGAGCAGACGCAGCCCTTTATGGATCCTTCGTCTTGTCACGCTCCAGCGAACGATGCCCAGCTGCAAATGGGAACAAAGTCTCCATTTCCGGTAACGAGCCCAATGCGTCTCCCGCCTTCGGATTTGGACGGTGTCTCTTCCGTTGAAAGAAAGGCACCAAAGCCTCCTCGGGAGGTTTCAGCTGCCGGAGGCGATAGAACCTCAGGTGGCTTTAAGCTTCCCAGCACGGGTGCCTTGGGAGGAAGGCCGCAGCGG GGGATGGAGACTCGGCCTTCCGCTGTTGAGGACCATAAGCGAGACAGCCGCATCTTTCACAGCAACTGTAGTGAGAACGATATGCCTTCCAAGCCGGGCCTTCTGTCTGCAGAGCTCAGTTCAGACGGTGCCGGCGAGACCGGCAATGTGTATTCTGGGTCGTCAGAAAGATTACGCATGAGCAACAGTGACTCCGCTTCGGTGAGCACGAGCAACAGCGACCCCATTTTGATCAGCGAAAGCAGCTTGGTTACCCATCCCCCCATGAGCACCACGTGGGAAAGAAATCGGCCGAGCGGTGCCATTGACGCTACTCTTCCCCCCGAGGTTGACGCTGGCGAAGAAGAGACGTCCTTCAGGAGTCACCATGTGCTGGTGAAGGAGAATCAAAGTATGGATCTCATGGGGGTTCCTCCGGAGAGGGCCTCCTGGCGACCTTCCCCGGATTCAACATCCAACGGTCAGCCAGAGAACAAAGCCAAGGACCAGCCGGCGGGTCCTTCTCTTCTAGACGAAAAAACGAGTTCTTCACACGACAATTGGATGCTTTTTGCGGGATTTGTTGTGGCCCTTCTGGCAAGCGCAGCTTATGTGCTGTATAAGAAGAAGTAA
- the LOC116513529 gene encoding pantothenate kinase 3-like, with protein sequence MEPLQNGSDKRQANAEPPPPPPAMETGSEAGGSSEERRRRGVSASGIRRRASGPSKAEAAAGREKERDGPAPRPRPDCHRKSRPPFPWFGLDIGGTLVKLVYFEPKDITTEEEEEEVESLKSIRKYLTSNTAYGATGLRDVHLELRDLTLCGRKGNLHFIRFPTHDMPAFIQMGSEKHFSSLHTTLCATGGGAYKFEQDFLTMGDLQLCKMDELDCLIKGVLYIDSVGFNGHSECYYFEDPTDPEKCQKVPFNLEDPYPLLLVNIGSGVSILAVYSEGNYKRVTGTSLGGGTFFGLCCLLTGCSTFEEALEMASRGDSTKVDKLVRDIYGGDYERFGLPGWTIASSFGNMMSKEKREAASKEDLARAALITITNNIGSIARMCALNENINKVVFVGNFLRINTISMKFLAYALDYWSKGQLKALFLEHEGYFGAVGALLELLESS encoded by the exons ATGGAGCCGCTGCAGAATGGAAGTGACAAGCGACAAGCTAACgcggagccgccgccgccgccgcccgccatGGAGACGGGAAGCGAAGCCGGAGGATCCTCGGAGGAACGGCGGCGGCGGGGGGTATCGGCCTCGGGCATCCGTCGGCGCGCAAGCGGGCCGAGCAAGGCGGAGGCCGCCGCGGGCCGCGAGAAAGAGCGTGATGGCCCCGCCCCCCGGCCGCGCCCGGATTGCCACCGCAAGAGCCGCCCCC cTTTCCCTTGGTTCGGCTTGGACATCGGCGGGACGTTGGTGAAGCTGGTTTATTTCGAGCCCAAGGACATCAccacggaggaggaggaagaggaagtggagAGCTTGAAAAGCATCCGCAAGTACCTGACCTCCAACACGGCCTACGGCGCCACCGGCCTCCGCGACGTCCACCTGGAGCTCAGGGACCTTACGCTGTGTGGACGTAAAGGCAATCTGCACTTTATTCGCTTCCCCACTCACGACATGCCCGCTTTTATTCAGATGGGCAGCGAGAAACATTTCTCCAGCCTCCACACCACGTTGTGTGCCACTGGAGGCGGAGCGTATAAATTTGAGCAGGACTTTCTCACA ATGGGCGACCTCCAGCTGTGTAAAATGGACGAGCTGGACTGCCTTATCAAGGGGGTTCTCTACATTGATTCGGTGGGCTTCAACGGACACTCGGAGTGCTACTATTTTGAGGACCCCACGGATCCCGAGAAATGCcagaaggtccctttcaacttggAGGACCCTTACCCTCTCCTGCTGGTCAACATCGGCTCCGGAGTCAGCATCCTGGCCGTCTATTCCGAAGGCAACTACAAGCGAGTGACCGGCACCAG CCTCGGAGGAGGGACCTTTTTCGGCCTCTGCTGCCTCCTGACCGGCTGCTCCACCTTCGAAGAAGCTCTCGAAATGGCCTCCCGGGGAGACAGCACGAAAGTGGACAAACTCGTGCGGGATATTTACGGAGGGGACTACGAGCGCTTTGGCCTGCCAGGTTGGACCATAGCATCCAG CTTTGGAAACATGATGAGCAAAGAGAAACGAGAGGCGGCCAGTAAGGAGGACTTGGCCCGGGCAGCCTTGATCACCATCACCAACAACATCGGCTCCATCGCACGCATGTGCGCGCTGAATGAG AACATTAATAAAGTGGTTTTTGTGGGGAACTTTTTGAGAATCAACACAATCTCCATGAAGTTTCTGGCCTACGCTTTGGACTACTGGTCAAAGGGACAACTGAAGGCTCTTTTTCTGGAACATGAG GGATATTTCGGAGCCGTGGGAGCTCTCCTGGAGCTGTTGGAGTCATCCTGA